A genomic region of Methanosarcina thermophila TM-1 contains the following coding sequences:
- a CDS encoding glycosyltransferase family 2 protein, which translates to MPSLSVVMPSMNEEETIRICIEKAQSIFKKYGIEGEIIVADNSSDRTAEIAASMGAKVIGPIKGYGNAYLKGLAEAKGDYIAIADADNTYDLLELDRFLDPLMAGEADFIIGTRLKGDIKKGAMPWLHQYIGNPLLTAMLNFLFGTKISDAHCGMRAFTKEALEKMNLKTRGMELASEMVIEAAKCGLRIKEVPITYYPRRAPSKLRSFQDGWRHVRFMMLYRPLPFLFLPGAVVFALGVLITGSLLLSGDAAENRLHSFILGCMLLIFGGQTLSTGGYMKMYGIVRGVYPKNKGGTPNWLNYHSLEKELLAGSLILGAGILLGLKVVYTWISSGYGSLSEVRSAVISMVFAFIGLQMIFSAIVLSVMLLEVDTDW; encoded by the coding sequence ATGCCCTCTCTTTCTGTCGTAATGCCTTCTATGAATGAAGAAGAAACCATCCGTATCTGTATAGAGAAAGCCCAGTCTATATTCAAAAAATATGGCATAGAAGGGGAGATAATAGTTGCTGACAACTCTTCCGACAGAACCGCAGAGATTGCAGCTTCAATGGGTGCAAAGGTAATAGGTCCAATAAAAGGATATGGAAATGCTTACCTTAAAGGGCTGGCTGAAGCTAAGGGGGATTATATTGCGATTGCAGATGCCGACAATACATATGACCTGCTTGAGCTTGATAGATTCCTTGATCCTCTTATGGCAGGAGAAGCGGATTTTATAATAGGCACGCGGCTTAAAGGCGATATCAAAAAAGGAGCTATGCCCTGGCTGCACCAGTATATAGGCAATCCCCTCCTGACAGCAATGCTGAATTTCCTGTTCGGGACGAAAATTTCGGACGCTCACTGTGGAATGCGAGCTTTTACAAAAGAAGCGCTTGAGAAAATGAATCTTAAGACACGTGGCATGGAACTTGCATCCGAAATGGTGATCGAAGCTGCAAAATGCGGGTTGAGGATTAAAGAAGTCCCCATAACCTATTACCCCCGCCGGGCTCCTTCCAAACTGCGTTCATTTCAGGATGGATGGAGGCATGTGAGATTTATGATGCTGTACCGCCCCCTGCCATTTCTCTTTCTGCCTGGAGCCGTGGTTTTTGCGCTCGGAGTCCTGATAACCGGTTCCCTCCTGCTTAGCGGAGATGCGGCAGAGAACAGGCTGCATTCTTTTATTCTGGGTTGTATGCTTCTGATCTTCGGAGGACAGACACTGTCTACTGGCGGCTATATGAAAATGTACGGCATTGTCCGCGGCGTATACCCTAAGAATAAAGGCGGTACTCCAAACTGGTTGAATTACCATTCCCTTGAAAAGGAACTGCTTGCAGGTTCTCTTATTCTTGGGGCAGGCATACTGTTAGGACTGAAAGTAGTATACACCTGGATCAGCTCAGGGTATGGGTCCCTCTCGGAAGTGAGAAGTGCAGTGATTTCAATGGTTTTTGCTTTTATCGGTCTGCAGATGATCTTCTCGGCAATTGTCCTGAGCGTAATGCTCCTTGAAGTGGACACGGACTGGTAA
- the cas7i gene encoding type I-B CRISPR-associated protein Cas7/Cst2/DevR → MKSAKALTLTYLTSVSFASLNGSDKEADNMSNIKKISVGVEEYPYVSSQAIRRALRNQLEVLGRELSEGVAASQAKGAATTRQEPDKFIDDDLFGYMGTESGDGNTKGGSTKRTSVVRVSPLIALNPYQGDLDFGTNYMGVKAGGDPNIFETEIHSGLYRGTILIELDRVGKDESREYIDNQEKAARVKDLLKAIKNLWASGRQSRFLADIAPKFVIAAMLSTKNPIFLESVKLEGNTINVPIIEETLKDYEPEIISSVIGMRKGFFANDIVNAKSIGEAFEEMARWIDEYYKQ, encoded by the coding sequence ATGAAATCTGCAAAAGCATTAACTTTGACGTATTTAACGTCAGTATCATTTGCTTCACTGAACGGATCGGACAAAGAAGCAGATAATATGTCTAATATCAAAAAAATATCTGTAGGCGTTGAAGAATATCCTTACGTATCTTCTCAAGCTATTAGAAGGGCATTGAGAAATCAGCTTGAGGTATTAGGCAGAGAATTATCGGAAGGAGTTGCTGCATCTCAAGCAAAGGGAGCTGCTACTACTCGACAAGAGCCTGATAAATTCATTGATGACGATCTTTTCGGATATATGGGAACCGAGAGTGGAGATGGAAATACTAAGGGAGGATCTACTAAGAGAACTTCTGTAGTGAGAGTTTCGCCTTTAATAGCACTGAATCCATATCAAGGGGATTTAGATTTCGGTACAAACTACATGGGCGTAAAAGCTGGAGGAGACCCTAATATCTTTGAGACAGAGATTCATTCCGGTCTTTATAGGGGAACTATACTAATTGAACTTGACAGAGTTGGAAAGGATGAATCTAGGGAGTACATTGACAACCAGGAGAAAGCGGCAAGGGTTAAAGATTTACTTAAAGCTATCAAAAATTTGTGGGCTTCTGGCAGACAAAGTAGGTTCCTTGCGGATATTGCTCCTAAGTTTGTGATTGCTGCTATGTTAAGTACTAAAAACCCTATTTTTCTTGAGAGTGTAAAACTTGAAGGAAATACAATTAATGTTCCGATCATAGAGGAAACTCTGAAAGATTATGAACCTGAAATAATATCTTCGGTTATTGGCATGAGAAAAGGATTTTTTGCTAATGATATCGTGAACGCAAAATCTATAGGGGAAGCATTTGAAGAGATGGCAAGATGGATCGATGAATATTATAAGCAGTGA
- a CDS encoding glycosyltransferase family 2 protein, whose protein sequence is MPVGSNYIIDTFQVCGGNVTYGSRGQLENRGIYTIGYPAYFPDAYSIQNDYISNKLDLSIIIPVYNEEENILELYEKLCCVLSVLDKRYEIIFVDDGSTDNTFETIKSIQDSNIRILRFQRNYGKAAALSCGFNKSRGEYVITMDGDLQDDPKEIPRFLEKLKEFDMVSGWKVKRQDPLSKTLPSKCFNKLTRFITGVKINDFNCGYKGYRREVVKNINLYGEFHRYIPALAHWKGYTVGEIEVEHHPRIHGKSKYGAERLFKGFLDLITVTFLMLYKKRPLHMFGGIGMLLGFSGIIISLYLFSLWVTGTRIGDRPLLMLGILLTVIGAQFISLGLIGELITNSRNNDDYIIKFDSHELENGR, encoded by the coding sequence ATGCCAGTTGGGAGCAATTATATCATCGATACTTTTCAAGTATGTGGAGGAAATGTTACGTACGGTTCGAGAGGTCAATTAGAGAATCGAGGGATCTATACAATAGGATATCCAGCTTATTTTCCAGACGCTTATTCCATCCAGAATGATTACATATCGAACAAACTTGATCTCTCGATAATAATCCCGGTTTACAATGAAGAAGAAAACATACTTGAACTTTACGAAAAATTGTGCTGTGTTCTTTCGGTACTGGACAAAAGATATGAGATAATTTTTGTAGATGATGGCTCGACTGACAATACATTCGAGACAATAAAATCGATTCAGGACAGTAATATAAGAATTCTGAGGTTTCAGCGGAACTACGGAAAAGCTGCAGCTCTCTCTTGTGGGTTTAATAAATCGAGAGGAGAGTATGTTATTACTATGGATGGAGACCTGCAGGATGACCCCAAAGAAATTCCAAGATTCCTTGAGAAATTAAAAGAATTTGATATGGTTTCCGGCTGGAAAGTCAAAAGACAGGACCCCTTATCAAAAACTCTTCCCTCAAAATGCTTCAATAAATTAACCCGATTTATCACAGGAGTAAAAATTAATGATTTTAACTGCGGATACAAAGGATACCGAAGAGAGGTTGTAAAAAATATAAATTTATATGGAGAGTTTCATCGTTATATTCCAGCTCTAGCTCACTGGAAAGGTTATACTGTAGGGGAAATAGAAGTCGAGCATCATCCTAGAATCCACGGAAAATCGAAGTACGGAGCCGAAAGACTATTTAAAGGATTTCTTGACCTGATAACAGTCACTTTTTTAATGCTGTATAAAAAAAGGCCTCTGCATATGTTCGGCGGCATAGGCATGCTACTGGGTTTTTCAGGGATAATTATTTCTCTATACCTCTTCTCGCTATGGGTCACAGGTACAAGGATAGGGGATAGACCTCTTCTTATGCTGGGGATACTGCTTACAGTAATAGGAGCACAATTTATCTCCCTTGGATTGATCGGAGAACTGATTACAAACTCCAGAAACAATGATGACTATATTATAAAGTTTGATAGCCATGAACTGGAAAACGGCAGGTAA
- the cas5 gene encoding CRISPR-associated protein Cas5 — MFIFSVEGVSLTASFRSPENHTFHKTLPLPPKTTIIGMMGAALGLSLESVHKFVEENEILIGVYGFNKGLMRDLWNYRKLTGKEKNYTKDDIKNRRHYSVLVREYLYDNLFTFYFGCNELGKLEHLRSAFLSPVYPLTVGNSDDLFKTCKIGEIIEEKKCKLKKFEYTILPGDLSNLYKNDIDFSQLPIIKTVNTPQVFLLPTRFIFEGDERRVGERQKFTFVSTPVILKTEIDGYTVNGRNVVLL; from the coding sequence ATGTTTATCTTTTCAGTGGAAGGGGTATCATTAACTGCTTCTTTTCGATCTCCAGAAAATCATACATTTCACAAAACACTCCCATTACCCCCTAAAACAACAATAATTGGGATGATGGGTGCAGCTCTGGGATTGTCCTTAGAGTCAGTTCATAAATTTGTAGAAGAAAATGAGATTCTAATAGGAGTCTATGGCTTTAATAAAGGTTTAATGCGAGACCTATGGAATTATAGGAAACTTACGGGTAAAGAGAAGAACTACACTAAGGACGATATTAAAAATCGTAGACATTATAGTGTTTTGGTTCGAGAATATTTATATGACAACTTGTTTACATTTTATTTCGGATGCAATGAGCTTGGAAAATTAGAGCATTTAAGATCTGCATTTCTATCGCCTGTATATCCTTTAACTGTTGGAAACAGTGATGATTTATTTAAAACATGCAAGATTGGAGAGATTATTGAAGAGAAAAAATGTAAACTAAAAAAGTTTGAGTATACAATTCTACCTGGAGATCTCTCAAATCTCTACAAGAACGACATAGACTTTAGCCAACTCCCAATAATTAAAACAGTAAACACGCCTCAAGTATTTCTTTTGCCTACAAGATTCATTTTTGAAGGGGATGAAAGAAGAGTAGGTGAACGTCAAAAATTCACTTTTGTAAGTACTCCTGTTATATTGAAAACAGAAATCGATGGATATACTGTAAATGGAAGAAATGTTGTGTTGTTATGA
- a CDS encoding class I SAM-dependent methyltransferase: protein MDQAEIPINENFQSGNYKKYNSKNPLMGMVISNFIENLKATVTPLENINRIIDIGCGEGFIINCLDFSDITGVDISKSALKLARDKNRNFNLCAGSVYELSFKNDSFDLAIATEVLEHLEEPERAIQEIRRVSRNYCVFSVPNEPYFRIMNFLRGKNLTRFGNDIEHVQNWSSKEFVELLRKYFKILEVRKPFPWTMVLCKK, encoded by the coding sequence GTGGATCAGGCGGAGATACCGATCAACGAGAATTTTCAAAGTGGAAATTACAAAAAGTACAATTCCAAAAATCCACTGATGGGGATGGTTATATCAAATTTTATTGAAAATTTAAAAGCTACTGTAACTCCACTTGAGAATATAAACAGAATCATTGATATCGGCTGTGGGGAAGGATTTATCATTAACTGCCTTGACTTTTCTGATATTACAGGCGTGGATATCTCTAAAAGCGCACTTAAGCTTGCAAGGGATAAAAACCGGAATTTTAATTTGTGTGCAGGAAGCGTGTACGAACTTTCATTCAAAAACGACAGTTTTGACCTTGCTATAGCAACCGAGGTTCTTGAACATCTCGAAGAACCGGAAAGAGCTATTCAGGAAATCAGGAGGGTTTCAAGAAATTACTGTGTATTCAGCGTACCTAATGAGCCGTATTTCCGCATAATGAACTTCTTAAGAGGGAAGAATCTAACGCGGTTTGGGAATGATATCGAACACGTTCAGAACTGGAGTTCGAAAGAGTTTGTGGAATTACTAAGAAAGTATTTTAAAATTTTAGAGGTCCGAAAACCCTTCCCCTGGACAATGGTGCTGTGCAAGAAATAA
- the csa3 gene encoding CRISPR-associated CARF protein Csa3 has product MSGGRKPQAFGALFGAYARNDMVQRVVYVTEEDSFMIDFPVLSFNLSETKKLILEEIQKGVSSVTKIAATAGISKGMTYNHLRKLKAMGYIADGESGYIITDAGRIASI; this is encoded by the coding sequence GTGTCAGGCGGGCGGAAGCCGCAGGCTTTTGGAGCACTTTTCGGGGCGTATGCAAGGAATGATATGGTGCAGAGAGTTGTATATGTGACCGAAGAGGATAGTTTTATGATTGATTTTCCGGTGCTGAGTTTCAATCTGTCGGAAACAAAAAAATTGATACTCGAAGAGATCCAGAAAGGAGTATCCTCGGTTACCAAGATAGCTGCAACTGCCGGAATCTCGAAGGGCATGACTTACAACCACCTTCGGAAACTCAAAGCAATGGGTTACATAGCCGATGGGGAAAGCGGATACATTATAACCGATGCCGGAAGGATCGCTTCGATCTGA
- a CDS encoding glycosyltransferase family 4 protein has translation MRIAFVYDAVYPWVKGGAEMRIHELGKRLLDRGHEVHIYGIKWWEGEDTFEYEGMILHGVCKARDLYVNGRRSISEAIIFAAKLFPELRKENFDLIDVSVFPYFSCFTAKAVSVLKKARLVLTWHEVWDDYWYEYLGKAGFFGCLVEKMTSKLSENNIAVSGWTKDRLEALGVPREKITVIPNGIDLKRVSKIEPEGGKVHSGFESKKYDVIFAGRLIKEKNVDLLIKAVALLKTDFPEIRCCIVGDGPEKTALVELAKITGIYRNVEFAGFQEYGALIGKIRASKILVLPSSREGFGMVVIEAFACGVPVVTVKAKYNAAQGLVENGVDGFVVEPTEGEIAKALHKIIGKNQDYRKISEAALRKAENYDWEKIIKEICLVYQGYMEKPLK, from the coding sequence ATGAGAATTGCCTTTGTGTACGATGCTGTCTATCCATGGGTCAAAGGCGGCGCAGAAATGCGTATTCATGAGCTGGGGAAGCGGCTCCTGGACAGAGGGCACGAAGTACATATTTACGGGATTAAATGGTGGGAAGGCGAAGATACCTTTGAATATGAAGGCATGATCCTTCACGGAGTCTGTAAAGCCCGAGATCTGTATGTAAACGGCAGGCGTTCAATTTCTGAGGCAATAATCTTTGCTGCTAAACTGTTCCCAGAACTCAGGAAAGAAAACTTTGACCTTATAGATGTGAGTGTCTTTCCCTATTTTTCCTGTTTCACTGCAAAAGCAGTCTCAGTCCTGAAAAAAGCCCGATTAGTGCTTACCTGGCATGAGGTATGGGATGATTACTGGTACGAGTACCTGGGGAAGGCAGGTTTTTTCGGATGCTTAGTCGAAAAAATGACCTCAAAATTATCTGAAAATAATATTGCAGTTTCAGGCTGGACTAAGGACAGGCTTGAAGCACTGGGAGTTCCGCGAGAGAAAATTACAGTAATTCCCAACGGGATCGACCTTAAAAGAGTTTCCAAGATTGAGCCCGAAGGTGGAAAAGTTCACTCAGGTTTTGAAAGCAAAAAATATGATGTTATTTTTGCAGGCCGCCTTATAAAGGAAAAAAATGTCGACCTGCTTATTAAAGCGGTCGCACTTCTTAAAACCGATTTTCCAGAGATCAGGTGCTGTATTGTAGGCGATGGACCAGAGAAGACAGCACTTGTAGAGCTTGCAAAGATAACTGGAATTTACAGAAATGTAGAGTTTGCAGGTTTTCAGGAGTACGGGGCGTTGATAGGGAAAATCAGGGCTTCAAAGATACTTGTGCTGCCTTCAAGCCGGGAGGGGTTTGGGATGGTAGTTATCGAGGCTTTTGCCTGCGGAGTGCCAGTAGTGACGGTAAAAGCGAAGTACAATGCTGCGCAGGGGCTGGTTGAAAATGGAGTTGATGGATTTGTTGTGGAGCCTACAGAGGGAGAAATTGCGAAGGCTTTGCATAAAATAATCGGGAAAAACCAAGACTATAGAAAGATTTCAGAAGCTGCACTTCGAAAAGCTGAAAATTATGATTGGGAGAAAATAATTAAGGAAATTTGTTTAGTTTATCAAGGTTATATGGAAAAACCCCTAAAATAA
- a CDS encoding glycoside hydrolase family 15 protein, whose amino-acid sequence MGLENHGNRIKAGICDLDSLYCSWLENWKIQQRYKSEFKEDFCERIIEISGKSKEVVGKTDIEIVSEEVPEVCRGIISNIGETIFENPELGLKITVWEAVHPSVNIFYRTFEIRNTSNLVKRLRFFSNQNYKILETKIGETAVIDKNTLIHYKRDRYFLHASDPPFDQYAVGTAEWKGLEGTWRDMESDASLSGNPVAHGSVDSTLGWTLPELKPGEATRLHYWIALGKKYRSVLQIHKRVAEAGRKALFHHNFNFWNSFIEQVSVLPESARMSQLPQRVSKCFYRSLLAVVAHMDINGSIIASCDSDIKQFGADLYSYCWPRDAAWVCLALDRARYHHLTAETFEFFAKTITPRGNFLHKYTPAGDFGSTWHPVPMIQIDETGLPLYALYNNWKIEKSVWTTGRYYRRLVLPTANYLVKAIDRETDLPISSFDLWEERKGVHTYSACTVYAGLNGAYELSRSLGDYDNANIWKEAAERVRKSILEKLYDERLRRFRRGLNDATLDSSVFAVWYLGILPPDDIRVVQTMEAIEQELKRPSGGIARYLHDTYFGYMNSWIICTLWLSQ is encoded by the coding sequence GTGGGGCTTGAGAATCATGGGAACAGGATAAAGGCTGGGATATGTGACCTTGACTCTCTTTATTGTAGCTGGCTTGAAAACTGGAAGATTCAACAGAGGTATAAGTCCGAGTTTAAGGAAGATTTCTGTGAGCGTATTATTGAGATCTCTGGAAAAAGCAAGGAAGTAGTAGGGAAAACTGATATTGAGATCGTTAGTGAGGAAGTTCCTGAGGTTTGCAGGGGAATTATCTCAAATATAGGGGAAACAATATTCGAAAATCCTGAATTAGGGCTGAAAATTACAGTCTGGGAAGCTGTCCACCCTTCGGTAAACATTTTCTACAGGACTTTTGAGATAAGGAATACCTCAAATTTGGTCAAACGCCTGCGTTTTTTCTCAAACCAGAACTACAAAATTCTTGAGACCAAAATCGGAGAAACTGCTGTAATTGATAAAAATACGCTTATCCATTACAAACGCGACCGCTATTTTCTGCACGCGAGTGACCCTCCATTTGACCAGTACGCGGTTGGAACTGCAGAGTGGAAAGGGCTTGAAGGTACCTGGAGAGATATGGAAAGTGATGCTTCCCTGAGCGGAAACCCTGTAGCGCATGGTTCAGTGGACTCCACGCTTGGCTGGACTCTTCCTGAGTTGAAACCAGGGGAGGCGACAAGGCTGCACTACTGGATAGCGCTTGGAAAGAAATACCGAAGCGTGCTTCAAATTCATAAACGGGTAGCGGAAGCCGGAAGAAAAGCCCTATTCCATCACAACTTCAATTTCTGGAATTCATTTATTGAGCAGGTATCAGTTCTTCCGGAATCTGCCAGGATGTCTCAATTGCCTCAGCGTGTCTCAAAGTGCTTTTACAGAAGCTTGCTTGCAGTTGTCGCCCATATGGACATTAATGGCTCGATAATTGCATCCTGCGATTCGGATATAAAACAGTTCGGAGCGGATCTTTACAGCTACTGCTGGCCCAGGGATGCAGCATGGGTATGCCTTGCGCTTGATCGGGCACGGTACCATCACCTGACTGCTGAGACGTTTGAGTTTTTCGCAAAAACTATCACGCCCAGAGGCAACTTCCTTCACAAATACACGCCTGCCGGAGACTTCGGGAGCACCTGGCATCCTGTGCCTATGATCCAGATCGATGAGACAGGGCTTCCTCTTTATGCCCTCTATAATAACTGGAAGATTGAAAAGAGTGTCTGGACAACAGGCAGGTACTACAGAAGGCTTGTACTCCCCACAGCTAATTATCTCGTAAAGGCAATTGACAGGGAAACAGACCTTCCGATTTCGAGCTTCGATCTCTGGGAGGAACGAAAAGGCGTGCATACCTACAGTGCATGTACGGTCTACGCCGGGCTTAACGGAGCTTATGAACTCTCCCGCTCGCTTGGGGATTATGACAATGCAAATATCTGGAAAGAAGCTGCCGAGCGCGTCCGAAAGTCTATTCTGGAGAAGCTTTATGATGAAAGACTGAGGCGCTTCCGCCGTGGACTTAATGATGCTACTCTTGATTCTTCGGTCTTTGCCGTCTGGTACCTCGGAATTCTTCCTCCCGACGATATCAGGGTAGTCCAGACTATGGAGGCGATAGAACAGGAGCTTAAACGCCCTTCAGGCGGGATTGCTAGGTATCTTCACGACACCTACTTTGGCTATATGAACAGCTGGATTATCTGCACGCTCTGGCTGTCCCAGTGA
- the wrbA gene encoding NAD(P)H:quinone oxidoreductase type IV has protein sequence MVKVSVVFHSIYGHIYKMAEAVAEGAREVEGAEVEIYQVPETLPYEVLEKMGAIETKNLFAHIPVLTRSMYEDVLAGADAIIFGAPTRYGNMTAQMRTVFDGLGGLWAKNAFVGKVGSVFTSSQTQHGGQESTLLTAYVTLFHLGMVIVGLPYSETRQMRMDEITGGSPYGATTIAGENNTRQPSENELAMARYQGRLVTETAKKLAGK, from the coding sequence ATGGTTAAGGTAAGCGTGGTATTCCATAGTATTTATGGTCATATTTACAAAATGGCAGAAGCTGTAGCTGAAGGAGCAAGAGAGGTTGAAGGAGCCGAAGTAGAGATTTATCAGGTGCCTGAAACTCTACCTTATGAGGTTCTGGAAAAGATGGGGGCAATTGAAACGAAAAATCTTTTTGCCCATATTCCTGTACTGACCAGAAGCATGTACGAAGACGTACTTGCAGGTGCAGATGCCATTATTTTTGGGGCGCCAACACGTTACGGGAATATGACTGCTCAGATGCGTACGGTTTTTGATGGTCTTGGAGGGTTATGGGCTAAAAATGCTTTTGTTGGAAAGGTAGGGAGCGTCTTTACTTCGAGTCAGACGCAGCATGGAGGTCAGGAATCCACACTCCTCACTGCTTATGTAACTCTGTTCCATCTAGGAATGGTCATTGTCGGGCTTCCCTATTCTGAAACCCGGCAGATGAGAATGGATGAAATTACAGGCGGCAGCCCATACGGAGCTACAACGATTGCAGGAGAAAATAACACTCGCCAGCCTTCAGAAAATGAGCTTGCGATGGCTCGCTATCAGGGCAGGCTTGTAACCGAGACAGCAAAAAAACTGGCTGGAAAATAA
- a CDS encoding lysylphosphatidylglycerol synthase transmembrane domain-containing protein, whose amino-acid sequence MNWKTAGKFIVSLGLLWYLLSKLDVKAIYEVFTEMNLVLLSFSLPLIVLMYLMKARKWQTLLNCIDIRIPILRSLEIILIGTFYGALTPGRTGEVSRAFYLDSEKSRSIPTIIMDRIIDVICLMFLSVLAIAFFFNDRNLIYLMTFIMSLSVVGIVIITNEKAVTLFFRIFFKNKEHKENYIKTMREITENKRVLSKVFLLTLGYYLVNLVVYWIVIKSLSPALNNILTFSLPIIVVLGNFPISISGFGIREFVSVTIFNLLGENLAYGFSCPVILYFLTSLSPALFGFLLTLKKRY is encoded by the coding sequence ATGAACTGGAAAACGGCAGGTAAATTCATAGTTAGCCTGGGGCTGCTATGGTATCTTTTAAGTAAACTAGACGTAAAAGCCATTTATGAAGTTTTTACTGAAATGAATCTGGTTTTGCTTTCCTTTTCCCTGCCTCTTATAGTTCTCATGTACTTAATGAAAGCCAGAAAGTGGCAAACTTTGCTTAACTGCATAGATATCAGGATTCCGATTCTCCGATCTCTTGAAATCATTCTAATAGGCACATTTTACGGAGCTCTTACTCCGGGCAGGACAGGTGAAGTCTCAAGGGCTTTTTATCTGGACTCTGAGAAATCAAGAAGCATACCAACCATAATAATGGACCGGATAATAGACGTTATCTGCCTGATGTTTTTAAGTGTGCTTGCAATAGCTTTCTTTTTTAATGATAGGAATTTAATCTATCTCATGACATTTATCATGTCGCTTTCCGTTGTCGGAATAGTCATTATTACAAATGAAAAAGCAGTTACTCTGTTTTTTAGGATTTTTTTTAAGAATAAAGAACACAAGGAAAATTATATAAAAACAATGAGGGAAATCACTGAAAACAAAAGAGTTCTTTCCAAGGTTTTCTTATTAACTTTAGGATATTATCTGGTAAACCTGGTTGTATACTGGATAGTAATAAAATCATTAAGTCCGGCTTTAAATAATATTCTTACTTTTTCGCTGCCAATAATCGTAGTTCTAGGCAATTTCCCTATATCAATATCCGGATTTGGAATTCGAGAATTTGTAAGTGTCACAATCTTCAATCTGCTGGGCGAAAACTTAGCATACGGATTTTCCTGTCCTGTAATTCTTTATTTTTTAACATCCCTGTCCCCGGCACTTTTTGGATTCTTGCTCACTCTAAAAAAGCGATACTGA